In a genomic window of Tripterygium wilfordii isolate XIE 37 chromosome 8, ASM1340144v1, whole genome shotgun sequence:
- the LOC120003964 gene encoding transcription factor GTE4-like isoform X1 translates to MASGTIVREGTEGNKEKQRYTESKVYTRKAVKGPKKNNTAAPTTTTDTNANNNTTSFTANTANNNEDNNNISSKDGGIDNDGNKKNDSIQELSQALATAEVDSSQQQVVSRLDVGSDDTSSLNRQQEVEPVVCEQPSGNGAMKEGSEDRWKVNVPSLSKNEVRELRMKLEGELAMVRSLAKKIEEKKGPISGGVSVSEGSGRGVVSHSCVPLNFGFNHGVKMVHSEVASARVPVEGFTPRQSKSLNQLSIPTLENSQGAVENVEKEKRTPKANQFYRNSEFLLAKDKFPPAESNKRAKLNGKKHGGREVGHGFRPGSKVFKSCSALLERLMKHKHGWVFNTPVDVNSLGLHDYFTIIKHPMDLGTVKSKLNKNRYKSPIEFAEDVRLTFSNAMTYNPKGQDVHIMAEQLSKIFEEKLAVIESDYNREMMLLSVDYAMGIYTPTSRKAPPFRPPPLDVRRILDRSESMTHPPPLPSVRTPAPKKPKAKDPHKRDMTYDEKQKLSTSLQSLPSEKLDNIVQIIKKRNSTLFQQDDEIEVDIDSVDTETLWELDRFVTNYKKSLSKNKRRAELAMQARAEAEQNVRQQLPTPVVAEAPKEMEIADGRNGASSLPVEGGKGGDNASRSSSSSSSSSDSGSSSSDSDSDSSSTSESDIGHSPRT, encoded by the exons ATGGCGTCGGGGACTATAGTTCGAGAAGGAACTGAAGGCAATAAAGAGAAGCAGCGCTATACGGAGAGCAAGGTGTACACAAGGAAAGCCGTTAAAGGTCCAAAGAAGAACAACACCGCTGCCCCGACCACTACCACCGACACGAACGCTAACAACAACACCACCAGCTTCACTGCCAATACTGCAAACAACAACGAGGACAACAATAATATCTCCAGTAAAGATGGTGGCATCGATAATGACGGGAATAAGAAGAATGACTCAATTCAAGAACTTTCCCAAGCCCTAGCCACTGCGGAAGTGGATTCCTCCCAGCAGCAGGTTGTTTCACGACTAGATGTGGGGTCGGATGACACTTCGAGTCTTAACAGGCAGCAAGAGGTGGAACCTGTCGTATGTGAACAGCCTTCAGGAAATGGGGCCATGAAGGAGGGCTCAGAGGATCGATGGAAAGTTAATGTGCCTTCATTGTCCAAGAATGAGGTGCGGGAGTTAAGGATGAAGCTGGAGGGCGAGTTGGCTATGGTGAGGAgtttggcaaagaagattgaagagaaaaaggggCCTATTAGTGGTGGTGTCTCTGTCAGTGAGGGTAGTGGCAGGGGTGTGGTTAGTCATTCATGCGTGCCTTTGAACTTTGGGTTCAATCATGGAGTGAAGATGGTTCATTCTGAGGTGGCCTCAGCTCGAGTTCCAGTTGAGGGTTTTACTCCTAGGCAGTCTAAGTCCTTGAATCAATTGAGTATACCGACGTTGGAGAATAGTCAGGGTGCAGTTGAAAATGtggagaaagagaaaaggaCTCCAAAGGCTAATCAGTTCTATAGGAATTCAGAGTTTTTACTTGCGAAAGACAAGTTTCCTCCAGCTGAGAGCAACAAAAGGGCAAAATTGAATGGGAAGAAGCACGGAGGACGGGAAGTGGGACATGGGTTTAGGCCAGGTAGTAAGGTTTTTAAGAGTTGTAGTGCTTTGCTTGAGAGATTGATGAAGCATAAGCATGGCTGGGTGTTTAATACGCCTGTTGATGTTAACTCTCTGGGTTTACATGACTATTTTACTATTATTAAACATCCGATGGACTTGGGCACTGTGAAGTCGAAGCTGAATAAGAACCGGTATAAGTCACCAATAGAATTCGCAGAGGATGTAAGGCTTACATTTAGTAATGCGATGACTTATAACCCcaaagggcaagatgtccacaTAATGGCTGAGCAATTGTCGAAGATATTTGAGGAGAAATTGGCTGTTATAGAGTCAGATTATAATCGTGAGATGATGCTACTCAGTGTTGATTATGCAATGGGAATTTATACACCAACTTCAAGAAAGGCCCCTCCTTTTCGGCCACCTCCACTTGATGTGAGGAGGATTTTGGATAGATCAGAATCAATGACACATCCTCCTCCCCTTCCTTCAGTAAGGACTCCTGCTCCGAAGAAGCCAAAGGCAAAGGATCCACATAAGAGGGATATGACATATGACGAGAAGCAGAAGCTTAGCACAAGCCTTCAGAGTTTACCATCAGAGAAGCTGGACAACATTGTTCAGATCATTAAGAAGCGGAATTCAACACTATTTCAACAGGATGATGAAATTGAAGTGGATATTGATAGTGTTGATACTGAGACTCTCTGGGAACTTGACCGGTTTGTAACCAACTACAAAAAGAGTTTGAGCAAGAACAAGAGAAGGGCTGAACTTGCCATGCAAGCAAGAGCAGAGGCTGAGCAGAATGTCCGACAACAA CTCCCAACCCCAGTTGTGGCAGAGGCACCAAAAGAAATGGAAATAG CAGATGGAAGGAATGGCGCCTCCTCTTTACCTGTTGAAGGGGGAAAAGGGGGGGATAATGCAAGTAGGTCAAGTAGTTCAAGCAGCTCTAGCAGTGATTCTGGATCTTCTTCAAGTG ACTCTGATAGTGACAGCTCCTCGACATCTGAGTCCGATATAGGGCATTCACCTAGGACTTGA
- the LOC120003964 gene encoding transcription factor GTE4-like isoform X2: MASGTIVREGTEGNKEKQRYTESKVYTRKAVKGPKKNNTAAPTTTTDTNANNNTTSFTANTANNNEDNNNISSKDGGIDNDGNKKNDSIQELSQALATAEVDSSQQQVVSRLDVGSDDTSSLNRQQEVEPVVCEQPSGNGAMKEGSEDRWKVNVPSLSKNEVRELRMKLEGELAMVRSLAKKIEEKKGPISGGVSVSEGSGRGVVSHSCVPLNFGFNHGVKMVHSEVASARVPVEGFTPRQSKSLNQLSIPTLENSQGAVENVEKEKRTPKANQFYRNSEFLLAKDKFPPAESNKRAKLNGKKHGGREVGHGFRPGSKVFKSCSALLERLMKHKHGWVFNTPVDVNSLGLHDYFTIIKHPMDLGTVKSKLNKNRYKSPIEFAEDVRLTFSNAMTYNPKGQDVHIMAEQLSKIFEEKLAVIESDYNREMMLLSVDYAMGIYTPTSRKAPPFRPPPLDVRRILDRSESMTHPPPLPSVRTPAPKKPKAKDPHKRDMTYDEKQKLSTSLQSLPSEKLDNIVQIIKKRNSTLFQQDDEIEVDIDSVDTETLWELDRFVTNYKKSLSKNKRRAELAMQARAEAEQNVRQQLPTPVVAEAPKEMEIDGRNGASSLPVEGGKGGDNASRSSSSSSSSSDSGSSSSDSDSDSSSTSESDIGHSPRT; encoded by the exons ATGGCGTCGGGGACTATAGTTCGAGAAGGAACTGAAGGCAATAAAGAGAAGCAGCGCTATACGGAGAGCAAGGTGTACACAAGGAAAGCCGTTAAAGGTCCAAAGAAGAACAACACCGCTGCCCCGACCACTACCACCGACACGAACGCTAACAACAACACCACCAGCTTCACTGCCAATACTGCAAACAACAACGAGGACAACAATAATATCTCCAGTAAAGATGGTGGCATCGATAATGACGGGAATAAGAAGAATGACTCAATTCAAGAACTTTCCCAAGCCCTAGCCACTGCGGAAGTGGATTCCTCCCAGCAGCAGGTTGTTTCACGACTAGATGTGGGGTCGGATGACACTTCGAGTCTTAACAGGCAGCAAGAGGTGGAACCTGTCGTATGTGAACAGCCTTCAGGAAATGGGGCCATGAAGGAGGGCTCAGAGGATCGATGGAAAGTTAATGTGCCTTCATTGTCCAAGAATGAGGTGCGGGAGTTAAGGATGAAGCTGGAGGGCGAGTTGGCTATGGTGAGGAgtttggcaaagaagattgaagagaaaaaggggCCTATTAGTGGTGGTGTCTCTGTCAGTGAGGGTAGTGGCAGGGGTGTGGTTAGTCATTCATGCGTGCCTTTGAACTTTGGGTTCAATCATGGAGTGAAGATGGTTCATTCTGAGGTGGCCTCAGCTCGAGTTCCAGTTGAGGGTTTTACTCCTAGGCAGTCTAAGTCCTTGAATCAATTGAGTATACCGACGTTGGAGAATAGTCAGGGTGCAGTTGAAAATGtggagaaagagaaaaggaCTCCAAAGGCTAATCAGTTCTATAGGAATTCAGAGTTTTTACTTGCGAAAGACAAGTTTCCTCCAGCTGAGAGCAACAAAAGGGCAAAATTGAATGGGAAGAAGCACGGAGGACGGGAAGTGGGACATGGGTTTAGGCCAGGTAGTAAGGTTTTTAAGAGTTGTAGTGCTTTGCTTGAGAGATTGATGAAGCATAAGCATGGCTGGGTGTTTAATACGCCTGTTGATGTTAACTCTCTGGGTTTACATGACTATTTTACTATTATTAAACATCCGATGGACTTGGGCACTGTGAAGTCGAAGCTGAATAAGAACCGGTATAAGTCACCAATAGAATTCGCAGAGGATGTAAGGCTTACATTTAGTAATGCGATGACTTATAACCCcaaagggcaagatgtccacaTAATGGCTGAGCAATTGTCGAAGATATTTGAGGAGAAATTGGCTGTTATAGAGTCAGATTATAATCGTGAGATGATGCTACTCAGTGTTGATTATGCAATGGGAATTTATACACCAACTTCAAGAAAGGCCCCTCCTTTTCGGCCACCTCCACTTGATGTGAGGAGGATTTTGGATAGATCAGAATCAATGACACATCCTCCTCCCCTTCCTTCAGTAAGGACTCCTGCTCCGAAGAAGCCAAAGGCAAAGGATCCACATAAGAGGGATATGACATATGACGAGAAGCAGAAGCTTAGCACAAGCCTTCAGAGTTTACCATCAGAGAAGCTGGACAACATTGTTCAGATCATTAAGAAGCGGAATTCAACACTATTTCAACAGGATGATGAAATTGAAGTGGATATTGATAGTGTTGATACTGAGACTCTCTGGGAACTTGACCGGTTTGTAACCAACTACAAAAAGAGTTTGAGCAAGAACAAGAGAAGGGCTGAACTTGCCATGCAAGCAAGAGCAGAGGCTGAGCAGAATGTCCGACAACAA CTCCCAACCCCAGTTGTGGCAGAGGCACCAAAAGAAATGGAAATAG ATGGAAGGAATGGCGCCTCCTCTTTACCTGTTGAAGGGGGAAAAGGGGGGGATAATGCAAGTAGGTCAAGTAGTTCAAGCAGCTCTAGCAGTGATTCTGGATCTTCTTCAAGTG ACTCTGATAGTGACAGCTCCTCGACATCTGAGTCCGATATAGGGCATTCACCTAGGACTTGA
- the LOC120003209 gene encoding non-specific lipid-transfer protein 1-like, with protein MKKGAVVAVMMGLAMVMFMVKPGEGLSCMQIESMLAPCMPYLLNDGTPSESCCSGVRSLQSSMPTTTDRRAACECVKQAASQYQGIKPDAANQLPKKCGIEFSMPISKDIDCSKIS; from the exons ATGAAGAAGGGTGCAGTTGTGGCAGTGATGATGGGTCTGGCCATGGTGATGTTCATGGTGAAGCCAGGAGAGGGGTTGAGTTGTATGCAGATTGAGTCAATGCTGGCTCCATGCATGCCTTACCTCCTGAACGATGGCACTCCATCGGAATCATGCTGCAGTGGGGTTAGGAGCCTGCAATCCTCTATGCCCACCACCACAGACCGGCGCGCAGCCTGTGAATGTGTGAAGCAAGCAGCCAGCCAATACCAGGGCATAAAGCCTGATGCTGCCAACCAGCTACCTAAGAAGTGTGGGATTGAATTCAGCATGCCCATCTCTAAGGATATTGACTGCAGCAA GATTTCTTAG
- the LOC120003808 gene encoding uncharacterized protein LOC120003808: MLINRGIQSSRTFRSRVASCALKQKPADNVLRVSHHQHYNLYHIQEERLEQQTWHYCEIAIMCRGDGECRPLGIDLIDFCLGICANRCICHCCLCVTIIVELALELIKARHPFMSWSGSLLRSPVDSFPWSLCLLVLPSSFYSLDV, from the exons ATGTTAATAAACAGAGGCATTCAGTCCTCTCGAACATTTAGGAGCAGAGTCGCAAGCTGTGCTTTGAAGCAAAAGCCAGCGGACAATGTTCTCAGAGTAAGCCATCACCAACACTACAACCTCTATCACATCCAAGAAGAAAGACTCGAGCAACAAACATGGCATTACTGTGAAATAGCGATCATGTGCCGTGGAGACGGCGAGTGCAGACCACTTGG GATTGATCTGATTGACTTCTGTCTTGGGATTTGTGCAAACCGTTGCATATGTCATTGCTGTCTGTGCGTGACAATAATAGTGGAGCTGGCTCTGGAGCTGATCAAGGCAAGGCACCCATTCATGTCATGGAGTGGTTCACTTCTCAGATCCCCTGTTGATTCATTTCCATGGTCTCTCTGTTTATTGGTTTTGCCTTCCTCCTTTTATTCTCTTGATGTTTGA
- the LOC120003621 gene encoding receptor-like protein 6 gives MIYPKIPNAFVVIDLSSNKFEGGIPESIATLKKLQSLNLSNNHLSGRIPSLIENLTDLESLVACLALPLHCAKQGKNVLLHLIITMAASSQKYSSGFLTLLVLASSFLPMHVLTSTPPPCHRDESFALLQFSQSFVLDRSASFDLSAHPKVISWNQHGGNGDCCLWDGVECDENTGHVIYLDLSSSWLYGSISSNSSLFNLVHLQRLNLADNDFNHSQIPSEFRYLSQLTYLNLTSSGFHGQIPSEISHLTRLTSLDLTGSVDEINGRLLELTGLGLERLVQNLTHIEELYLDNVDISSAVPSNIANLSALTSLHLGNCGLLGRFPNRIFELPNLQDLNMGMNENLLGYLPEFQRSSPLKILWLESTNFSGQIPASIGNLHSLTTLNFALCNIGGQLPYSLGNLTNLSILRLKQNHFFGQIPSSFANLTKLTNLTLSNSNLTCGSLSWLGEKTKLTLLGIGKCSINGEIPHVLANLSRLDALNLQSTNLSGRIPHWLANLTRLTALSLENNELQGPIPASISKLVNLEQLALERNQLTGIIDFDLFFSLENLVDLGLSYNNFSMLNETSPNATLPKWRNIALASCNLREFPNFLRYQHKMAYLDLVGNNIHGKIPSWLWNTGRETLWHIALGYNFLTGFEGSPPISSLSNLKHIGMEFNQLQGPLPIPPPSIIEYFVFNNSLSGEMPIEFCNLPNLFSLDVSFNHLNGTLPRCLFNLGNSMNVLNLKCNYFHGSIPEASVNGSNLRMIDLSQNEFQGRIPISLANHTMLWILNLGDNQICDTFPSWLGALPKLQVLILRSNKLFGEIGRPASNVDFSMLRIIDLSNNHFTGILPSEYFQIWNDMRAFEEKELSYMEASIPLLRSDYWTFYYIFNIQLALVNKGRYMIYPKIPNAFVVIDLSSNKFEGGIPESIATLKKLQSLNLSNNHLSGRIPSLIGNLTDLESLDLSNNMLLGEIPPQLTQLTFLSFFNVSQNNLSGHIPQGKQFGTFENNSFEGNMGLCGKPLSKTCGNVGESPPLAPTNEDDENSGGSSVYIQWMIIAIGYGSGLVVGLIFGRRFTTWKHEWFVETFSRRQRKRRQIRRRQITRGRQICCQCQISNLEEISRFLILECCISYSLLVSLAVVCVCNQLARLKTEAVLMPSEFKTRLELEFCSLILTVSSPGCVIAVQGVPDLQSFIYFS, from the exons ATGATATACCCAAAGATCCCAAACGCCTTTGTAGTCATTGATCTTTCAAGCAACAAATTTGAAGGAGGGATTCCAGAATCCATCGCAACTTTAAAGAAACTGCAATCACTTAACCTTTCCAACAATCACCTCTCAGGTCGCATCCCATCACTCATAGAGAACTTGACGGATCTTGAATCATTAGTTGCCTGTTTGGCATTGCCGCTCCATTGTGCCAAACAGGGCAAAAACG TTCTTCTTCATCTAATCATAACCATGGCAGCTTCATCACAAAAATATTCCTCAGGATTTCTAACCTTGCTTGTCTTAGCATCCTCGTTTCTTCCAATGCACGTTTTGACTTCCACGCCACCACCATGTCACAGAGACGAAAGCTTTGCGTTGCTGCAGTTCAGCCAAAGCTTTGTCCTCGACAGGTCAGCTTCATTTGACCTTTCTGCTCACCCAAAGGTGATATCATGGAATCAACATGGAGGGAATGGAGACTGCTGCTTATGGGATGGTGTTGAGTGTGATGAGAACACCGGTCATGTCATTTACCTTGACCTCAGTAGCAGCTGGTTGTATGGCTCAATCAGCTCCAATAGCAGCCTCTTTAACCTTGTTCACCTTCAAAGGCTTAACCTTGCAGACAACGACTTCAACCACTCTCAAATCCCTTCTGAATTTCGGTACCTTTCGCAACTGACATACCTCAACCTCACCTCATCAGGATTCCATGGCCAAATTCCATCAGAAATATCACACTTGACAAGATTGACTTCGCTTGATCTAACAGGAAGTGTGGATGAAATCAACGGAAGATTGTTGGAGCTTACAGGACTTGGCCTGGAGAGGTTAGTTCAAAATTTAACTCATATTGAGGAACTCTACCTTGATAATGTAGACATATCTTCTGCTGTCCCCAGCAACATAGCAAACCTTTCTGCGTTGACATCTCTTCATCTCGGAAACTGTGGACTTCTTGGTAGATTTCCAAATAGAATTTTTGAACTACCAAACCTACAGGATCTCAATATGGGGATGAATGAAAACCTACTTGGTTATCTTCCTGAGTTTCAAAGGAGCTCACCTCTTAAGATATTATGGCTTGAGAGCACAAATTTTTCAGGGCAGATACCTGCTTCAATAGGAAACCTTCATTCTTTGACTACTTTAAATTTCGCTCTCTGCAATATTGGAGGACAACTTCCATATTCACTTGGTAATCTTACCAATCTCTCCATACTTAGACTCAAACAAAACCATTTCTTTGGGCAAATCCCTTCTTCATTTGCCAACCTTACAAAGCTTACCAATTTGACACTTTCAAACAGTAATTTGACTTGTGGGTCGTTGTCTTGGCTCGGTGAGAAAACCAAGCTCACTCTTTTGGGCATTGGAAAATGCAGTATAAATGGTGAAATCCCACATGTTCTTGCAAACCTTAGTCGACTTGATGCTCTTAACCTTCAATCGACTAATTTAAGTGGTCGAATTCCTCATTGGCTTGCAAACCTCACTCGATTAACTGCCTTAAGCCTTGAAAATAATGAACTGCAAGGTCCAATTCCAGCTTCGATTTCAAAGCTAGTCAATCTTGAACAACTAGCTTTGGAAAGAAATCAGTTGACCGGAATTATAGACTTTGACCTCTTTTTTTCCCTGGAAAATCTAGTGGATCTCGGTTTGTCATATAATAATTTCTCAATGCTCAATGAAACCAGTCCAAATGCTACACTCCCAAAGTGGAGGAATATCGCACTCGCTTCGTGCAACTTGAGGGAGTTCCCAAACTTCCTTCGGTATCAACACAAAATGGCATATTTGGATCTTGTAGGCAACAACATCCATGGAAAGATTCCAAGTTGGTTATGGAACACCGGTAGAGAAACCCTATGGCATATTGCACTTGGTTACAATTTCTTGACTGGTTTTGAGGGCTCTCCACCCATCTCAAGCCTTTCCAATCTAAAACACATAGGAATGGAGTTTAACCAGCTGCAAGGACCACTCCCTATACCACCACCCTcaattattgagtattttgtCTTCAATAATAGTTTAAGTGGAGAAATGCCTATTGAGTTTTGCAATCTGCCTAATCTGTTTTCCCTAGATGTGTCTTTTAACCATTTGAATGGCACACTTCCACGATGTTTGTTCAACTTGGGGAATAGTATGAATGTGTTAAACCTCAAATGCAACTACTTCCATGGCAGCATTCCTGAAGCATCTGTAAATGGAAGTAATTTGAGGATGATAGACTTAAGCCAAAATGAATTCCAGGGAAGAATACCAATATCGTTGGCAAATCATACGATGTTATGGATTCTAAACCTCGGTGACAATCAGATTTGCGATACATTCCCATCTTGGTTAGGAGCTCTACCTAAACTACAAGTCCTTATCTTGCGATCTAACAAACTTTTTGGTGAAATTGGAAGGCCTGCATCAAATGTTGATTTCTCCATGTTGCGCATCATTGACCTCTCTAATAACCATTTTACTGGTATCCTTCCTTCTGAGTATTTCCAAATATGGAATGATATGAGAGCATTTGAAGAGAAAGAGTTGTCATACATGGAGGCAAGTATACCTTTGCTGAGGTCTGATTATTGGaccttttattatatttttaacattcAATTGGCATTGGTTAATAAAGGTCGATATATGATATATCCCAAGATCCCAAATGCCTTTGTAGTCATTGATCTTTCAAGCAACAAATTTGAAGGAGGGATTCCAGAATCCATCGCAACTTTAAAGAAACTGCAATCACTTAACCTTTCCAACAATCACCTCTCAGGTCGCATCCCATCACTCATTGGGAACTTGACGGATCTTGAATCATTAGATCTGTCAAACAATATGCTCTTGGGAGAGATTCCGCCTCAGCTGACACAGTTGACGTTCCTTTCATTCTTCAATGTCTCTCAGAATAATCTCTCAGGTCATATACCACAAGGAAAACAGTTTGGCACATTCGAGAACAATTCATTCGAGGGAAACATGGGATTGTGTGGGAAGCCGCTGTCAAAGACGTGTGGAAATGTAGGGGAATCACCTCCATTGGCTCCGACCAATGAAGATGACGAGAACTCAGGTGGTTCTTCAGTATATATTCAGTGGATGATAATTGCTATAGGATATGGAAGTGGACTGGTGGTTGGACTTATCTTTGGACGCAGGTTCACCACATGGAAACATGAGTGGTTTGTGGAAACCTTTAGTCGGAGGCAACGAAAAAGGAGGCAGATAAGGCGAAGGCAGATAACAAGGGGAAGGCAGATA TGCTGCCAGTGCCAGATAAGCAATCTAGAAGAAATATCTAGGTTTCTTATTCTGGAATGTTGTATTTCATAT TCACTGCTAGTTAGCTTGGCAGTGGTCTGTGTTTGCAATCAGTTAGCAAGATTGAAGACTGAAGCTGTGTTGATGCCATCTGAGTTCAAGACAAGACTAGAGCTAGAATTCTGT AGCCTAATTCTCACTGTGTCTTCTCCTGGTTGTGTTATCGCAGTTCAGGGAGTTCCAGACTTACAGTCCTTCATTTACTTCTCCTGA
- the LOC120003622 gene encoding receptor-like protein 7, whose amino-acid sequence MASSLQKYPSGFLALLFLASSFLPMHVSNSTPPHCHNDESFALLQFNQSFVLDRSASFDPSSYPKVISWNQRGDCCLWDGIECDEITDHVIGLDLSSSWLYGSISSNSSLFNLVHLQGLNLADNDFNHSRILSEFRYLSHLTYPNLASSGFHGHKPSEISQLTRLTSLYLTGGVDGINGRRLLELKVPGLERLVQNLTHIQEIYLDNVDISSTVPDNMGQIPASIGNLHSLTTLAFALDNFGGPLPSSLGNLTNLSILGLIQNHFFGQIPSSFANLTELTNLTVSNNNNLTCGSLSWLSEKTKLTLLSVGQCSINGEIPHVIEP is encoded by the exons ATGGCTTCTTCATTACAGAAATATCCCTCAGGATTTCTAGCCTTGCTTTTCTTAGCATCCTCGTTTCTTCCAATGCACGTTTCCAATTCCACGCCACCACACTGTCACAACGACGAGAGCTTTGCGTTGCTGCAGTTCAACCAAAGCTTTGTCCTTGACAGGTCAGCTTCATTTGATCCTTCTTCTTACCCAAAAGTAATATCATGGAATCAACGTGGAGACTGCTGCTTATGGGACGGTATTGAGTGTGATGAAATCACCGACCATGTCATTGGCCTTGACCTCAGTAGTAGCTGGTTGTATGGCTCAATCAGCTCCAATAGCTCCCTCTTCAACCTTGTTCATCTTCAAGGTCTTAACCTTGCGGACAACGACTTCAACCACTCTCGAATCCTTTCCGAATTTCGATACCTTTCACATCTGACCTACCCAAACCTCGCCTCATCAGGATTCCACGGCCACAAACCATCAGAAATCTCACAATTAACAAGATTGACTTCGCTTTATCTGACTGGAGGCGTGGATGGAATCAACGGCCGAAGATTGCTGGAGCTTAAAGTGCCTGGCCTGGAGAGGTTAGTTCAAAATTTAACTCATATTCAGGAAATCTATCTTGATAATGTAGACATATCTTCTACTGTCCCCGACAACATG GGACAGATACCTGCTTCAATAGGAAACCTTCATTCACTAACTACGTTAGCTTTCGCTCTCGACAATTTTGGAGGACCACTTCCTTCTTCACTTGGTAATCTTACCAATCTCTCCATACTAGGACTCATACAAAACCACTTCTTTGGCCAAATCCCATCTTCATTTGCCAACCTTACAGAGCTTACCAATTTGACAgtttcaaataataataatttgacTTGTGGGTCATTGTCTTGGCTTAGTGAGAAAACCAAACTCACTCTTTTGAGCGTTGGACAATGCAGTATAAATGGGGAAATCCCGCATGTTATAGAACCTTAG